The following proteins are co-located in the Streptomyces sp. DT2A-34 genome:
- a CDS encoding maleylpyruvate isomerase family mycothiol-dependent enzyme: MTPLPHNRYCDEIAHQVGLLRAVVTSGADLSATVPTCPDWSLEELVRHIGGALRWVELTVRTRAEEEVPEERVPGFEGPEGEGDAVALDAWLAETGEMLVGTLREAGPDAKVWGWAGILNAGFWARRMTHEITVHRADATLAAGLPYEVAPDVAADAIDEWLEIVEWAQRTLPDDPARELRRPGSSIHLHATDNTPEVGAEWIIDLGEDVVAWRRGHEKATVALRGPLTAVLLAFYRRLPLDSAELEVLGERELLEFWLERATFG; encoded by the coding sequence ATGACGCCACTCCCGCACAATCGCTACTGCGACGAAATCGCCCACCAAGTCGGCCTGTTGAGGGCCGTGGTGACCTCCGGCGCCGATCTGTCGGCCACCGTGCCGACCTGCCCGGACTGGTCGCTGGAAGAGCTCGTACGGCACATCGGCGGCGCCCTGCGCTGGGTGGAGCTGACGGTACGGACGCGAGCCGAGGAGGAGGTCCCGGAGGAGCGGGTGCCCGGCTTCGAGGGCCCGGAGGGCGAGGGGGACGCCGTCGCGCTGGACGCCTGGCTGGCGGAGACCGGCGAGATGCTCGTCGGCACGCTGCGGGAGGCCGGGCCGGACGCCAAGGTGTGGGGATGGGCGGGGATCCTCAACGCCGGGTTCTGGGCCCGCCGTATGACGCACGAGATCACCGTCCACCGTGCGGACGCGACCCTCGCCGCCGGACTGCCCTACGAGGTCGCGCCGGACGTGGCCGCCGACGCGATCGACGAGTGGCTGGAGATCGTGGAGTGGGCCCAGCGGACGCTGCCGGACGACCCGGCGCGGGAGCTGCGCCGGCCGGGGAGCAGCATCCATCTGCACGCCACCGACAACACCCCGGAGGTAGGCGCGGAGTGGATTATCGACCTCGGCGAGGACGTCGTCGCCTGGCGGCGCGGCCATGAGAAGGCGACCGTCGCGCTCCGGGGGCCACTCACCGCCGTACTGCTTGCCTTCTACCGTCGACTGCCGCTGGACAGCGCGGAGTTGGAGGTTCTGGGCGAGCGCGAGCTGCTGGAGTTCTGGCTGGAAAGGGCGACGTTCGGCTGA
- a CDS encoding iron ABC transporter permease: MRSAAVRLGLVAVPVAFFAAFFAWPVAAIVARGLKADGVWQFARLTDVLGESDIRHVLWFTTWQALASTALTLLIALPGAYVFARFDFPGKQILRAVVTVPFVLPTVVVGTAFLALVGRGGLLDELWGVRLDTTVWAILLAHVFFNYAVVVRTVGGLWAQLDPRQEEAARMLGASRFTAWRTVTLPALAPAVAAAALMVFLFTFTSFGVVQILGGPTFSTLEVEIYRQTSEIFDLSTAAVLTIIQFLAVGAILAVHAWTVRRRESALRLVDASVTARRPRGAGQWALLAGVLAVIVVLLLLPLAVLVERSLDAPDFGYYRALASADGGVFLVAPIEAIGNSLQYAVVATLIAVLIGGLAAAALTRRDAGRFVRGFDALLMLPLGVSAVTVGFGFLIALDEPPLDLRSTWILVPLAQALVGVPFVVRTMLPVLRAVDQRLREAASVLGASPWRVWREVDLPLVRRALLIAAGFAFAVSLGEFGATVFIARPDNPTLPVAVARLLGRAGELNYGQAMALSTVLMMVCAVALLVLERLRTDRTGEF; encoded by the coding sequence ATGCGGAGCGCGGCGGTGCGGCTCGGCCTCGTCGCCGTGCCCGTCGCGTTCTTCGCGGCCTTCTTCGCCTGGCCCGTCGCCGCGATCGTCGCGCGCGGGCTGAAGGCCGACGGCGTCTGGCAGTTCGCGCGCCTCACGGACGTGCTCGGGGAGTCCGACATCCGGCACGTCCTGTGGTTCACCACCTGGCAGGCGCTCGCCTCCACCGCGCTCACCCTGCTGATCGCGCTGCCGGGCGCCTACGTCTTCGCCCGCTTCGACTTCCCCGGCAAACAGATCCTGCGGGCCGTGGTGACCGTCCCCTTCGTGCTGCCGACGGTCGTCGTCGGTACGGCGTTCCTCGCGCTCGTCGGCCGCGGCGGACTCCTCGACGAGCTGTGGGGCGTACGCCTCGACACCACCGTGTGGGCCATCCTGCTCGCGCACGTCTTCTTCAACTACGCCGTCGTCGTACGGACGGTCGGCGGGCTCTGGGCGCAGCTGGACCCGCGGCAGGAGGAGGCCGCGCGGATGCTCGGCGCGTCCCGCTTCACCGCCTGGCGGACCGTCACCCTCCCGGCCCTCGCGCCCGCCGTGGCCGCCGCCGCGCTCATGGTCTTCCTGTTCACCTTCACCTCCTTCGGCGTCGTCCAGATCCTCGGCGGCCCGACCTTCTCGACGCTCGAAGTGGAGATCTACCGGCAGACGTCCGAGATCTTCGACCTGTCCACGGCCGCCGTCCTGACGATCATCCAGTTCCTGGCCGTCGGCGCGATCCTCGCCGTGCACGCCTGGACGGTACGGCGCCGCGAGAGCGCCCTGCGCCTGGTGGACGCGTCGGTGACCGCGCGGCGGCCGCGCGGGGCAGGGCAGTGGGCGCTGCTGGCCGGTGTCCTGGCCGTCATCGTCGTACTCCTGCTGCTGCCGCTGGCCGTCCTCGTGGAGCGGTCGCTGGACGCGCCGGACTTCGGCTACTACCGGGCGCTGGCCAGCGCCGACGGCGGGGTCTTCCTCGTCGCGCCGATCGAGGCGATCGGCAATTCGCTGCAGTACGCCGTCGTCGCCACGCTCATCGCCGTGCTCATCGGCGGGCTGGCCGCGGCGGCGTTGACCCGACGGGACGCGGGCCGGTTCGTGCGGGGCTTCGACGCGCTGTTGATGCTGCCGCTCGGGGTGTCCGCGGTGACGGTCGGGTTCGGGTTCCTGATCGCCCTGGACGAACCGCCGCTGGATCTGAGAAGCACGTGGATCCTCGTGCCGCTGGCCCAGGCGCTGGTCGGGGTGCCCTTCGTCGTACGGACCATGCTGCCCGTGCTGCGGGCCGTGGACCAGCGGCTGCGCGAGGCGGCCTCGGTGCTGGGGGCGTCGCCGTGGCGGGTCTGGCGTGAGGTGGACCTGCCGTTGGTGCGGCGGGCGCTGCTGATCGCGGCCGGGTTCGCCTTCGCGGTGTCGCTCGGGGAGTTCGGCGCGACCGTGTTCATCGCCCGGCCCGACAATCCGACGCTGCCGGTCGCCGTGGCGCGGCTGCTGGGGCGGGCCGGCGAGCTCAACTACGGCCAGGCGATGGCCCTTTCGACGGTACTGATGATGGTGTGCGCGGTGGCGCTGCTGGTGCTGGAGCGGCTCCGTACGGATCGGACGGGGGAGTTCTGA
- a CDS encoding ABC transporter ATP-binding protein, whose translation MTSSPQGLLSLLSLRGATVRFGGRPVLDGVDLDVAEHEIVCVLGPSGSGKSTLLRVVAGLQLLDGGRVLLDGRDQAGVPAHKRGVGLMFQDHQLFPQRDVGGNVAFGARMHGASKGEQAERVRELLDLVGLPGAARRAVASLSGGEQQRVALARALAPRPRLLMLDEPLGQLDRSLRERLVVELRELFGRLGTTVLAVTHDQGEAFALADRVVVMRDGRIAQTGTPLDVWQRPVDEFVARFLGFDNVVEGTVAGEAADTPWGKLPVGEGAAQGARTLLVRPAGVRLVAADAALRCTVAARTFKGTHVAVHLQPEDAPRLEAACALRDAPEVGDTVGVEFDAAEIVLLG comes from the coding sequence ATGACGTCGAGTCCGCAGGGTCTGCTGAGTCTGCTCAGTCTTCGAGGCGCGACCGTACGGTTCGGTGGACGGCCCGTGCTGGACGGCGTCGATCTAGATGTCGCCGAGCACGAGATCGTGTGCGTGCTCGGGCCGAGCGGCAGCGGCAAGTCGACGCTGCTGCGGGTGGTGGCCGGGCTGCAACTCCTCGATGGCGGGCGGGTGTTGCTCGACGGGCGGGATCAGGCCGGGGTGCCCGCGCACAAGCGGGGCGTCGGGCTGATGTTCCAGGACCATCAGCTGTTCCCGCAGCGGGACGTCGGCGGCAACGTGGCCTTCGGGGCGCGGATGCACGGTGCCTCGAAGGGTGAACAGGCCGAGCGCGTACGGGAGTTGCTCGACCTGGTCGGACTGCCGGGGGCCGCCCGCCGTGCCGTCGCCTCCCTCTCCGGCGGGGAACAGCAGCGGGTTGCGCTGGCCCGTGCGCTCGCGCCGCGGCCTCGGCTGCTGATGCTGGACGAGCCGCTGGGCCAGCTCGACCGGTCCCTGAGGGAGCGGCTTGTCGTCGAACTCCGGGAACTGTTCGGGCGGTTGGGCACCACCGTGCTGGCCGTGACGCACGACCAGGGCGAGGCCTTCGCGCTCGCCGACCGGGTCGTGGTGATGCGGGACGGGCGGATCGCCCAGACCGGCACGCCGTTGGACGTGTGGCAGCGTCCGGTGGACGAGTTCGTGGCGCGCTTCCTCGGGTTCGACAACGTGGTCGAGGGCACGGTCGCCGGGGAGGCCGCGGACACGCCCTGGGGGAAGCTCCCGGTCGGCGAGGGCGCCGCGCAGGGGGCGCGGACGCTGCTCGTACGCCCGGCCGGCGTACGGCTCGTGGCCGCCGACGCGGCGCTGCGCTGCACGGTCGCGGCACGCACGTTCAAGGGCACGCATGTCGCCGTGCACCTCCAGCCGGAGGACGCGCCGCGCCTCGAAGCGGCGTGTGCGCTGCGGGACGCGCCCGAGGTCGGGGACACGGTCGGGGTGGAGTTCGACGCGGCGGAAATTGTGCTGCTGGGCTGA
- a CDS encoding LAETG motif-containing sortase-dependent surface protein: MRALGVASASVALALGLAGNALACDISEFSAEAKCDGDKGVITVTDVDPSGVPATVSVFLQNNGADLKKVGEQEVKGSREGVTITFAEDWKPDAEYRIHVKAAGYVDEDIKPNLTTPSTACKKEEEPPAPTDTPTPSDSASTPAEETDTPTPTPSESESTAPAGTESNAPAPADAGDSNLAETGASSNTGLIAGIAIALVAIGGGAVFFGLRRRGASSDR, encoded by the coding sequence GTGCGCGCTCTTGGTGTTGCCTCGGCCTCGGTCGCGCTCGCGCTCGGCCTCGCGGGCAACGCCCTCGCGTGCGACATCAGTGAATTCTCCGCCGAAGCCAAGTGCGACGGCGACAAGGGCGTCATCACGGTCACCGACGTGGACCCCAGCGGTGTCCCGGCGACCGTCAGCGTGTTCCTCCAGAACAACGGCGCCGACCTGAAGAAGGTCGGCGAGCAGGAGGTCAAGGGCTCGCGCGAAGGTGTCACCATCACCTTCGCCGAGGACTGGAAGCCGGACGCGGAGTACCGGATCCACGTCAAGGCCGCCGGCTATGTCGACGAGGACATCAAGCCGAACCTGACGACCCCCTCCACGGCCTGCAAGAAGGAGGAGGAGCCGCCGGCTCCGACCGACACCCCGACCCCGTCGGACTCCGCCTCGACCCCGGCCGAGGAGACCGACACGCCGACCCCGACGCCCTCGGAGAGCGAGAGCACCGCCCCGGCGGGCACCGAGAGCAACGCTCCGGCCCCGGCGGACGCCGGTGACTCCAACCTCGCCGAGACCGGCGCGAGCTCCAACACCGGCCTCATCGCCGGCATCGCGATCGCCCTGGTCGCGATCGGCGGCGGCGCGGTCTTCTTCGGCCTGCGTCGCCGTGGGGCGAGCAGCGACCGCTGA
- a CDS encoding LOG family protein: protein MQTMPAHAAHHNDREIETLEEFDATVAARGTLAGFRVQAVDLTDRTRELLATDTAGAVFLGCPMREDAAAKIRADGALVFPPLPGLPFDPYRGRVYSPDELFASLADGYENTPDARAYDWFQQTKADGDIYASMLRAVHDDSVSDALDELLSGARVVGVMGGHAMRRGTEAYEGAARLGRELARAGFTVATGGGPGAMEAANLGAYAAAYGEEMLTDALQLLAKAPGFTPSITEWATAAFEVRSRWPKGGRSVGIPTWFYGHEPPNPFASHIAKYFANATREDGLLARSNAGVVFLPGAAGTVQEIFDNATPNYYESRGEPTPMVLVDRAHWTEKLPTWPLLKSLARDRSMESRIALVDRIEEAPAALKRLSD from the coding sequence GTGCAGACGATGCCCGCCCATGCGGCCCACCACAACGACCGTGAGATAGAGACGCTGGAGGAGTTCGACGCGACCGTCGCGGCGCGCGGCACCCTCGCCGGCTTCCGGGTCCAGGCCGTCGATCTGACGGACCGTACGCGCGAACTGCTCGCCACGGACACGGCCGGCGCCGTCTTCCTGGGCTGTCCGATGCGCGAGGACGCGGCCGCGAAGATCCGCGCGGACGGCGCCCTGGTCTTCCCGCCGCTCCCCGGCCTGCCCTTCGACCCGTACCGGGGCCGGGTCTACTCGCCCGACGAACTCTTCGCGTCCCTGGCCGACGGCTACGAGAACACGCCCGACGCCCGCGCGTACGACTGGTTCCAGCAGACCAAGGCGGACGGCGACATCTACGCCTCCATGCTCCGCGCGGTCCACGACGACTCCGTCTCCGACGCCCTCGACGAACTCCTCTCCGGCGCCCGGGTGGTGGGCGTCATGGGCGGCCACGCGATGCGCCGCGGCACGGAGGCGTACGAGGGTGCGGCGCGGCTCGGCCGGGAGCTGGCCCGCGCGGGCTTCACCGTCGCCACCGGCGGCGGCCCGGGCGCGATGGAGGCGGCGAACCTCGGCGCTTACGCCGCCGCGTACGGCGAAGAGATGCTCACCGACGCCCTCCAACTCCTGGCGAAGGCGCCCGGGTTCACCCCCTCCATCACCGAGTGGGCCACGGCGGCCTTCGAGGTGCGCTCCCGTTGGCCGAAGGGCGGCCGCTCCGTCGGCATCCCGACCTGGTTCTACGGCCACGAGCCGCCGAACCCGTTCGCCTCCCACATCGCCAAGTACTTCGCCAACGCCACCCGCGAGGACGGCCTCCTGGCCCGCTCGAACGCGGGCGTCGTCTTCCTGCCGGGCGCCGCCGGCACCGTACAGGAGATCTTCGACAACGCGACGCCGAACTACTACGAGTCGCGCGGTGAGCCCACTCCCATGGTCCTGGTCGACCGCGCCCACTGGACCGAGAAGCTGCCGACGTGGCCCCTGCTGAAGTCCCTGGCCCGGGACCGCTCGATGGAGTCCCGTATCGCCCTGGTTGACCGGATCGAGGAGGCTCCGGCGGCGTTGAAACGTCTCAGCGATTAA
- a CDS encoding aspartate aminotransferase family protein — protein MSTDTPQDLSRTAYDHLWMHFTRMSSYEKAPVPTIVRGEGTYIYDDKGKRYLDGLAGLFVVQAGHGRVELAETAFKQAQELAFFPVWSYAHPKAIELAERLADHAPGDLNKVFFTTGGGEAVETAWKLAKQYFKLVGKPTKHKVISRAVAYHGTPQGALSITGLPALKAPFEPLVPGAHKVPNTNIYRAPIHGDDPEAFGRWAADQIEQQILFEGPDTVAAVFLEPVQNAGGCFPPPPGYFQRVREICDQYDVLLVSDEVICAFGRLGTMFACDKFGYVPDMITCAKGMTSGYSPIGACIISDRLAEPFYKGDNTFLHGYTFGGHPVSAAVGLANLDLFEREGLNQHVLDNEGAFRATLEKLHDLPIVGDVRGNGFFYGIELVKDKATKESFDADETERVLYGFLSKKLYENGLYCRADDRGDPVVQLAPPLISNQETFDEIEQILRATLSEAWTKL, from the coding sequence GTGAGCACCGACACCCCTCAGGACCTCAGCAGGACCGCGTACGACCACCTGTGGATGCACTTCACGCGTATGTCCTCGTACGAGAAGGCCCCCGTCCCCACCATCGTCCGGGGCGAGGGCACCTACATCTACGACGACAAGGGCAAGCGCTACCTCGACGGTCTCGCCGGTCTGTTCGTGGTCCAGGCGGGTCACGGCCGCGTCGAGCTGGCCGAGACCGCCTTCAAACAGGCGCAGGAGCTGGCGTTCTTCCCGGTGTGGTCCTACGCCCACCCGAAGGCGATCGAGCTCGCCGAGCGCCTCGCGGACCACGCGCCGGGCGACCTCAACAAGGTCTTCTTCACCACGGGCGGCGGTGAGGCGGTGGAGACCGCCTGGAAGCTCGCCAAGCAGTACTTCAAGCTGGTCGGCAAGCCCACCAAGCACAAGGTCATCTCGCGTGCGGTCGCCTACCACGGCACCCCGCAGGGCGCCCTGTCCATCACGGGCCTGCCCGCCCTGAAGGCCCCCTTCGAGCCGCTGGTGCCGGGCGCGCACAAGGTCCCGAACACCAACATCTACCGCGCCCCGATCCACGGCGACGACCCGGAGGCCTTCGGCCGCTGGGCCGCCGACCAGATCGAGCAGCAGATCCTCTTCGAGGGCCCGGACACGGTCGCCGCGGTCTTCCTGGAGCCGGTGCAGAACGCGGGCGGCTGCTTCCCGCCCCCGCCCGGCTACTTCCAGCGGGTGCGCGAGATCTGCGACCAGTACGACGTGCTGCTCGTCTCGGACGAGGTCATCTGCGCCTTCGGCCGCCTGGGCACGATGTTCGCCTGCGACAAGTTCGGCTACGTCCCGGACATGATCACCTGCGCCAAGGGCATGACGTCGGGCTACTCCCCCATCGGCGCCTGCATCATCTCGGACCGGCTGGCCGAGCCCTTCTACAAGGGCGACAACACGTTCCTGCACGGCTACACCTTCGGCGGCCACCCGGTCTCCGCGGCGGTCGGCCTGGCCAACCTCGACCTGTTCGAGCGCGAGGGCCTCAACCAGCACGTCCTCGACAACGAGGGGGCGTTCCGCGCCACGCTGGAGAAGCTGCACGACCTGCCGATCGTCGGCGACGTCCGCGGCAACGGCTTCTTCTACGGCATCGAGCTGGTCAAGGACAAGGCGACCAAGGAGTCCTTCGACGCCGACGAGACCGAGCGCGTCCTGTACGGCTTCCTCTCCAAGAAGCTCTACGAGAACGGCCTGTACTGCCGTGCCGACGACCGTGGCGACCCGGTCGTCCAGCTCGCCCCGCCGCTGATCTCCAACCAGGAGACGTTCGACGAGATCGAGCAGATCCTGCGGGCGACGCTGTCGGAGGCGTGGACCAAGCTGTGA
- a CDS encoding VOC family protein: protein MTAPAYQQMIFLNLPVNDLDASKKFFTELGYSINPQFSDENAASVVISDTIVAMLLTKPFYSTFTKKEIADATRTSEVLICLSAESREKVDELVEKAVAAGGTASDQVQDPGFMYGRAFDDLDGHTWEVVWMDPSAIEG from the coding sequence ATGACCGCCCCCGCGTACCAGCAGATGATCTTCCTGAACCTGCCCGTGAACGACCTCGACGCCTCGAAGAAGTTCTTCACGGAGCTCGGTTACTCCATCAACCCGCAGTTCAGCGACGAGAACGCGGCGTCCGTCGTGATCAGCGACACCATCGTCGCGATGCTGCTCACCAAGCCGTTCTACTCGACCTTCACCAAGAAGGAGATCGCGGACGCCACGAGGACCAGCGAGGTGCTGATCTGTCTGAGCGCCGAGAGCCGCGAGAAGGTCGACGAGCTGGTCGAGAAGGCGGTCGCCGCGGGCGGCACGGCCTCGGACCAGGTCCAGGACCCGGGCTTCATGTACGGCCGCGCCTTCGACGACCTCGACGGCCACACCTGGGAGGTCGTGTGGATGGACCCGTCGGCCATCGAGGGCTGA
- the rlmN gene encoding 23S rRNA (adenine(2503)-C(2))-methyltransferase RlmN, with protein MPKPGELTFVAPRGAKKPPRHLADLTPGERKDAVAAIGEKPFRAKQLSQHYFARYAHDPEQWTDIPAGSRAKLREELFPELMTVVRHLSTDQGDTRKTLWRLFDGTLVESVLMRYPDRVTMCISSQAGCGMNCPFCATGQAGLDRNLSTAEIVHQIVDGMRALRDGEVPGGPARLSNIVFMGMGEPLANYNRVVGAIRRLTDPEPDGLGLSQRGITVSTVGLVPAIHRFADEGFKCRLAISLHAPDDELRDTLVPVNTRWKVREVLDAGFEYVEKSGRRLSIEYALIRDINDQAWRGDRLGRLLKGKPVHVNLIPLNPTPGSKWTASRPEDEKAFVEAIAAHGVPVTIRDTRGQEIDGACGQLAATER; from the coding sequence ATGCCTAAGCCCGGAGAACTCACTTTCGTCGCCCCGCGCGGAGCCAAGAAGCCGCCGCGGCATCTTGCCGACCTCACGCCCGGTGAGCGCAAGGACGCCGTCGCTGCTATCGGCGAGAAGCCGTTTCGTGCCAAGCAGCTCTCGCAGCACTACTTCGCGCGGTACGCGCACGACCCGGAGCAGTGGACCGACATCCCCGCCGGTTCGCGCGCCAAGCTGCGGGAGGAGCTGTTTCCCGAGCTGATGACCGTCGTACGGCATCTGTCGACCGACCAGGGCGACACGCGCAAGACGCTGTGGCGGCTGTTCGACGGGACGCTCGTCGAGTCGGTGCTGATGCGGTACCCGGACCGGGTCACCATGTGCATCAGTTCGCAGGCGGGGTGCGGGATGAACTGCCCGTTCTGTGCGACCGGGCAGGCGGGGCTGGACCGGAATCTGTCCACCGCCGAGATCGTGCATCAGATCGTGGACGGGATGCGGGCGCTCAGGGACGGAGAGGTTCCGGGGGGACCTGCGCGGCTTTCCAACATCGTCTTCATGGGGATGGGCGAGCCGCTCGCCAACTACAACCGGGTCGTGGGCGCCATCCGGCGGCTCACCGATCCCGAGCCCGACGGGCTGGGGCTGTCCCAGCGAGGGATCACCGTCTCGACGGTCGGGCTCGTGCCGGCCATCCACCGGTTCGCCGACGAGGGCTTCAAGTGCCGGCTCGCGATCTCGCTGCACGCGCCCGACGACGAGCTGCGCGACACCCTGGTACCGGTCAATACGCGGTGGAAGGTGCGCGAGGTGCTCGACGCCGGGTTCGAGTACGTCGAGAAGTCGGGCCGTCGGCTGTCCATCGAGTACGCCCTCATCCGGGACATCAACGACCAGGCCTGGCGTGGTGACCGGCTCGGGCGGCTGCTCAAGGGCAAGCCGGTGCATGTGAACCTGATCCCGCTGAACCCGACACCCGGGTCGAAGTGGACCGCTTCCCGGCCCGAGGACGAGAAGGCGTTCGTCGAGGCCATCGCCGCCCATGGTGTGCCGGTGACCATCCGGGACACCCGTGGGCAGGAGATCGACGGGGCGTGTGGGCAGCTCGCGGCGACCGAGCGGTAG
- a CDS encoding thiamine ABC transporter substrate binding subunit, translating into MSITKKATVLAVGFGLVALPALAACGSSDTDGDSGSGGGSKTVTLVSHNSWAVSKSVLAAFEKQSGYKVKVLEDGDAGQAVNKAILTKDNPQGDVFFGVDNTLLSRALDNGLFQSYEPKGSDLILPEYRADQDQHRVTPIDTGDICVNYDKAYFSEHKLTPPTSYDDLIKPEYKNLLVTENASTSSPGLGFLLGTAAKYGDDGWQDYWKKLKANGVKVVDGWEQAYNEEFSGSAGGKKAKADRPLVVSYASSPPAEVIYADPKPTTAPTGVATGTCFRQVEYAGLLSNAENAAGGKALLDFMLTKTFQDDMPLNMFVYPVREAAQVPPEFTKYGPQAKNPETMDPAKIADNRDDWVKSWTSLVLK; encoded by the coding sequence GTGAGCATCACCAAGAAGGCCACGGTTCTCGCCGTCGGGTTCGGTCTCGTCGCGCTGCCCGCGTTGGCCGCGTGCGGGTCGTCCGACACCGACGGCGACAGCGGTAGCGGGGGCGGTTCCAAGACCGTCACGCTCGTCAGCCACAACTCGTGGGCCGTCTCCAAGAGCGTCCTCGCCGCCTTCGAGAAGCAGTCCGGCTACAAGGTCAAGGTCCTGGAGGACGGCGACGCCGGGCAGGCCGTCAACAAGGCGATCCTCACCAAGGACAACCCGCAGGGCGACGTCTTCTTCGGCGTCGACAACACCCTGCTGTCGCGGGCGCTCGACAACGGGCTGTTCCAGTCGTACGAGCCGAAGGGCTCCGACCTGATCCTGCCCGAGTACCGGGCCGACCAGGACCAGCACCGGGTCACGCCCATCGACACCGGCGACATCTGCGTCAACTACGACAAGGCCTACTTCAGCGAGCACAAGCTGACCCCGCCGACGTCGTACGACGACCTGATCAAGCCCGAGTACAAGAACCTCCTCGTCACCGAGAACGCCTCCACCTCCTCGCCCGGCCTCGGCTTCCTGCTCGGCACCGCCGCGAAGTACGGCGACGACGGCTGGCAGGACTACTGGAAGAAGCTGAAGGCCAACGGCGTCAAGGTCGTCGACGGCTGGGAGCAGGCCTACAACGAGGAGTTCTCCGGGTCCGCCGGCGGCAAGAAGGCCAAGGCCGACCGGCCGCTCGTCGTGTCGTACGCCTCCTCGCCGCCCGCCGAGGTGATCTACGCCGACCCGAAACCGACGACCGCGCCCACCGGTGTCGCGACCGGCACCTGCTTCCGCCAGGTCGAGTACGCGGGCCTGCTGAGCAACGCCGAGAACGCCGCGGGCGGCAAGGCGCTCCTCGACTTCATGCTCACCAAGACGTTCCAGGACGACATGCCGCTCAACATGTTCGTCTACCCGGTCCGGGAGGCCGCGCAGGTGCCGCCGGAGTTCACGAAGTACGGCCCCCAGGCCAAGAACCCCGAGACCATGGACCCGGCGAAGATCGCCGACAACCGTGACGACTGGGTCAAGTCGTGGACCTCGCTCGTACTGAAGTAA
- a CDS encoding ABC transporter ATP-binding protein, which translates to MVAPPDNDVLWARALHFTHNDGSPALSGVSLGVQEGEVLAVIGPRGSGKTTLLRCLSGLAAVRRGEVWFNSVPVHKMGPADRERLRRDRFSWIDPAPSLVPELNVWENTALPLMLRGTSRRRAKAAALEWLNRLDVAESARKRPHQLVHAERQRVCIARALAPSPTVLFADEPTAPLHRADRAHILRTLTTAARSHGITVVLASPDADPATLADRTVTLMDGRRVNTVHLPPATETEGRAACSLSV; encoded by the coding sequence ATGGTGGCCCCGCCGGACAACGACGTGCTCTGGGCACGCGCCCTGCACTTCACGCACAACGACGGTTCGCCCGCGCTCAGCGGCGTCTCGCTCGGGGTCCAGGAGGGCGAGGTCCTCGCCGTCATCGGCCCGCGCGGCAGCGGCAAGACGACTCTGCTGCGGTGTCTGTCCGGTCTGGCCGCGGTGCGGCGGGGCGAGGTCTGGTTCAACAGCGTCCCGGTGCACAAGATGGGCCCGGCGGACCGCGAACGGCTCCGGCGCGACCGCTTCAGCTGGATCGACCCGGCACCGTCACTCGTCCCCGAGCTGAACGTCTGGGAGAACACCGCCCTTCCCCTGATGCTGCGCGGCACCAGCCGCCGCCGCGCCAAGGCGGCCGCGCTGGAGTGGCTGAACCGCCTGGACGTCGCCGAGTCGGCCCGCAAGCGCCCGCACCAGCTGGTCCACGCCGAACGCCAGCGCGTCTGCATCGCCCGCGCGCTGGCCCCCTCACCCACGGTCCTGTTCGCCGACGAGCCGACCGCCCCCCTGCACCGCGCCGACCGCGCGCACATCCTGCGCACCCTGACGACAGCGGCCCGCTCGCACGGCATCACGGTCGTCCTGGCCAGCCCCGACGCGGACCCGGCGACCCTCGCCGACCGCACGGTCACGCTCATGGACGGACGGCGCGTGAACACGGTGCACCTGCCCCCGGCCACGGAGACGGAAGGCCGGGCCGCGTGCTCGCTCTCCGTCTGA